One genomic window of Eleginops maclovinus isolate JMC-PN-2008 ecotype Puerto Natales chromosome 12, JC_Emac_rtc_rv5, whole genome shotgun sequence includes the following:
- the osmr gene encoding leukemia inhibitory factor receptor isoform X2: MEHGFSFDHFCIEQCLSFIISLIDLLGLYFIFSEHHSGCCLNSVGELPSPRITHLEAFKDRQSLLVNWLVNKSSLVGDIYEIQIGRTENYAVIYNKNLSIFSVDPVEYAWTWTSDLPLECVDHSVRIRCFYNQSVPSAWSNWKTNNRTQVKGETRIFPVDRVMRENSSAMFCCVPPRGVNIISMTFNQNEYPLISIGAGVKAITVHNLTIPKLRIKRLVLSCDNTAGGVSEVWNFISFPPQKPRNISCQTSDMIIVECSWDSGRKRDKHDHNKQTQTLHIDNSDQLPINCKASTCTFPTIPHLKEYYIRLVVKDQLGEETESYSFNISDRVLPVVEVEGVSLGVTYTTVSWIVHGNLTQLNLLCQVTADPGSATKLRYNSVSGLCKVKLEHLLPNTWYSTRVRCSVDGRLWGKWTKPRSFKTYPFVTLDVWRRITQLSDPNSRQVTLLWTPHVTDSAAEIQGYRVQWSQGGQNWSETKDSEQTQAEVAINLGQYDFTVQALLHTGSAIPAHIIIPQRDNDESVQSPILVEPVQSTSSSVTLEWSYNEDDPAHTAFITGYLVTGQEAGTDALPAHVENLFNVSVADARRKSVTIEGLRQDHKYVFSLSALTKEGPGQSTNITIRTKTNYSAQVAKILTPILLLLGCIIALWPQRKILKSRLREIFAYPAGMTIKTPELDSFLHETGERMHALKVEEYRSCDIEILNSRPLLKETTALRDPAPPNTLPSLASQSSAPTTSLSSVLLETGYCPQSATVLRDRPDIQQMTSIKNEPFHHTMEEDSSEAQQLMFSEIKSSFEPSGSVHDSCSVIYGYISNNTL; the protein is encoded by the exons ATGGAACACGGTTTTTCCTTTGATCATTTCTGTATTGAACAGTGTTTAAGTTTTATAATATCTTTAATTGACCTGCTTGgattgtatttcatattttctgagCATCATAGTGGCTGCTGCCTCAACTCTG TTGGTGAGCTGCCAAGCCCGAGAATCACTCATCTGGAGGCTTTCAAAGACAGGCAGAGCCTCTTGGTTAACTGGCTGGTGAACAAAAGTAGCTTAGTGGGAGATATCTATGAGATCCAGATCGGCCGCACCGAGAACTACGCTGTTATTTATAAT AAAAATCTGAGTATATTTTCTGTGGATCCCGTCGAATATGCATGGACATGGACCTCGGACCTGCCTCTGGAGTGTGTTGATCACTCAGTCAGGATACGATGTTTCTATAATCAGTCTGTCCCGAGTGCCTGGAGcaactggaaaacaaacaata GAACCCAGGTAAAGGGTGAGACAAGGATCTTCCCTGTGGATCGAGTGATGAGAGAGAACTCCAGCGCCATGTTCTGCTGTGTTCCCCCAAGGGGAGTCAATATTATCAGCATGACCTTCAATCAGAACGAATACCCTCTTATCAGCATTGGAGCGGGAGTCAAGGCAATCACTGTACATAACCTGACCATCCCAAAATTGCGCATTAAAAGACTTGTACTCTCATGCGATAATACAGCAGGCGGGGTCAGTGAAGTCTGGAACTTTATCAGTT TTCCTCCCCAGAAGCCCAGGAATATCAGCTGTCAGACCTCAGATATGATAATAGTCGAATGCTCCTGGGATTCAGGCAGAAAACGAGACAAGCACgatcacaacaaacaaacacaaactcttcACATAGA CAACTCAGACCAGCTTCCCATCAACTGTAAAGCGTCAACTTGTACTTTCCCTACCATCCCTCACTTGAAGGAATACTACATCCGTTTGGTGGTGAAGGACCAGCTGGGAGAAGAGACGGAGAGCTACAGCTTCAATATCTCTGACAGAG TGTTACctgtggtggaggtggagggagtAAGTCTCGGGGTGACATACACCACTGTGTCCTGGATCGTACATGGAAACTTGACCCAACTGAACCTCCTCTGTCAGGTCACTGCAGACCCAGGCAGTGCCACCAAA CTGAGGTACAACAGTGTGAGTGGTCTCTGTAAAGTCAAACTGGAACATCTGTTACCTAACACCTGGTACTCTACCAGAGTACGATGCTCTGTCGACGGCCGGCTCTGGGGGAAATGGACAAAGCCCAGGTCCTTCAAAACCT ATCCGTTTGTGACCTTGGATGTATGGAGGAGAATAACGCAGCTGTCCGACCCAAACAGTCGTCAAGTAACTCTGTTGTGGACTCCA CATGTTACTGACTCAGCAGCCGAGATCCAAGGTTACAGAGTTCAGTGGTCGCAGGGAGGTCAAAACTGGAGTGAGACGAAGGACAGTGAGCAGACCCAGGCAGAGGTCGCCATTAATCTGGGACAGTATGACTTCACTGTCCAGGCTCTTCTCCACACCGGCTCCGCCATCCCTGCTCACATCATCATCCCACAGAGGGACAACGATG AATCTGTACAGTCCCCGATACTGGTTGAACCTGTTCAGAGTACTTCCTCATCTGTGACTCTGGAGTGGAGTTACAATGAGGACGATCCGGCTCACACAGCATTCATCActggttacctggttacaggACAAGAAGCAGGGACTGATGCACTACCAGCTCATGTTGAAA ATTTGTTCAACGTGTCTGTGGCAGACGCTCGAAGGAAGTCTGTGACCATAGAGGGACTGCGGCAGGACCACAAATACGTTTTTTCTTTGAGCGCTCTCACCAAGGAGGGTCCTGGACAATCCACCAATATTACTATCAGAACCAAAACCAACT ACTCTGCTCAAGTGGCCAAGATATTGACTCCCATTTTGTTACTGTTGGGCTGCATCATTGCACTGTGgccacaaagaaaaat TCTGAAGAGCCGGCTGAGAGAGATATTTGCTTACCCGGCTGGTATGACCATAAAAACTCCTGAGTTAGACAGCTTCCTGCACGAG ACTGGTGAGAGGATGCATGCTCTGAAGGTGGAGGAGTACAGAAGCTGTGACATAGAGATCCTGAACAGCAGACCTCTTCTGAAGGAAACAACTGCACTGAGAGACCCCGCACCCCCAAACACACTGCCCTCTCTTGCTTCCCAGTCCTCTGCTCCGACCACATCACTCTCCAGTGTCCTGCTCGAAACAGGTTACTGTCCTCAGTCAGCCACAGTGTTGAGGGACAGACCAGACATTCAACAGATGACAAGCATCAAAAACGAGCCTTTTCATCACACCATGGAGGAAGATTCATCTGAGGCACAACAACTCATGTTTTCAGAAATCAAATCAAGCTTTGAGCCATCTGGCAGTGTGCATGATTCATGTAGTGTTATATATGGTTACATCTCCAATAACACTTTATAA
- the LOC134874214 gene encoding LOW QUALITY PROTEIN: rho guanine nucleotide exchange factor 28-like (The sequence of the model RefSeq protein was modified relative to this genomic sequence to represent the inferred CDS: inserted 2 bases in 1 codon), which yields MELSRRKVPLYGQAKVFALLDGFDSLPADAEVYVVLEGSTLVHVTRALIDVMLCFIVPGHNLAEVVSVQAYLCSEPTPLTWVGGASIEYVQDDAQDLAEHLVIHGHCLSSSDHKDLSSLFNLGQESSRWAMDRRVALAMANLDIPQNWNVLGSHSGDEHSFRESPLHIAVRWGLYRLAELLLCQPGGLMAVSLPNEEGVTPLQLAQAAGNTELLELLTHPPNPLATPPAGLSQVWADRSRLLRFCHDMGNLTLTVRQNLRWSSEDSRHADILLLRDRLKDENFLREIKALRREHVETLSGKEELVDDPAETELHSDMKRDAVEENDYEELLMFCLHEEDEVDDPSQFDSEKSQSIRESPALSPTLAAAARLSAMIHGKDRVYANAMLVDQVFEADIKYXCSPGEEERSPAPHLGSPCWDSFSMTPPDSGNCSQNWHPSSPHNGERGIQGPGLKNHKEPSPRMSPPCSFVSSPSFPSSPQASAFRLFEGAQRRQTQPCLPVSPALNRRGYSLTETSRGLSPSFECDSGGEDILGHSYPCSSVKKQSILRSSSGKERDSFDTSPDFNRTLSDSTDTSAKNPDEAEVRLRSYSYSSPKAQPSRPLLNRDATITDLAEDGAFSSSGRSLLQALSLSKSLSRLNQVKQRAFSLTETTREKRIEDEEWDKYIIPSKVESEKYKVSRTFSFLKSRMSSTRNKTKVKGKEVKEGKEKPGGANGHQFVPVSPSGPALCVACEKSVSGKELMQCSSCFLNVHKNCRESVAACGKKPQERNAMLMKSKTLSLPHNSVKESSQASAFSSSSTLPTTTRERRETALLSKSISISIDSRRLSDAAGVDTECSVTACTNNSLSDEGTPVTANPPPTEPPITTQDAVDAPLMSDLSADLLGLDVESWSLAVSKEFCRPLDRRTTKRQDVIYELMQTELHHIQTLTVMSEVFRKGMLEELQLDLDCVARIFPCLDPLLLFHKNLFGALQERREAAAQPENPRNYLIHHIGDILLQQFSDENAEKMKQVYGEFCSHHTEAVNLFKELQQQNKKLQNFVKQQSNNTLVRRREVPEFILLVTQRITKYPVLLERILHYTQEGGQEHSDLSRALAQIRDIIAAVDLTVNKYERCQELQEVLARLENKSFAKLKNNKVFRKQDLHSKHRELQYKGLVFWKTATGRLKDTLALLLTDVLVFLQEKDQRFVFAVVDQKPPVIPLQKLIVREVANEERGMFLISASSVGPEMYEVHTTTKDERNAWMRHIRQAVERCPEEEEEEDQSAETEEARRVAEVRVQKITKFQETLLNQDQQICSSLEEKLQLYAELTELTLCSPEPVLQRHLLVQPDASEPQASSLLTAALREAENLITMLQARDGLSVKSQSSPLRGPECFSYNSHGSSIQESPSEPDYLSTLSLSSTSLGSDSEMTGLDNAVWSSAVELKKGDTKGTLSKVAESVQSLTQLLYSLQAAVTLQDSCCEVQKLLLQEGERPKLRSLSSLQNSLELEKQRSVDKKKEEVEKKGLERKKEEVDEVKKLHVKLKQEQQRWDKECLAREKQQCDQESVLEQREQQCLLEAERLRCEREELEAQLQEYQQNLDRLREGQRSVEREKEQIEAQQRQLQSWRHTRQSSLPVTIPLEGYKSQVSSHSRSGSLDGNCSVYQNESALLASLKQNHLHQPANNNQHLRLLAAPSKSQDIPLCSSSYTANLGLSASLYNSLNTLLSQAHSKQPARGLTYPNYSNPHAIPRPLNASIHTFSSRVTAQPQMTNNTDFSQSFDRPSSGPWRSQVTGQRLYEDGYSSSPSLPPVLPPQAYLSLEGQNGEEGGEENIVYL from the exons AACACAGTTTCAGGGAGTCTCCCCTCCACATAGCCGTGCGATGGGGTCTGTATCGGCTTGCAGAGCTGCTGCTTTGTCAGCCGGGGGGTCTGATGGCTGTCAGTCTGCCAAACGAAGAGGGAGTGACACCGCTGCAGCTGGCACAGGCAGCCGGCAACACCGAGCTCCTGGAGCTGCTCACACA CCCACCCAACCCTCTGGCCACGCCTCCAGCAGGTCTGTCCCAGGTGTGGGCGGACCGGTCCCGTCTGCTCAGGTTCTGTCATGATATGGGGAACCTGACTCTGACCGTCCGACAGAACCTGAGGTGGAGCTCAGAGGACAGTCGACACGCTGACATCCTGCTTCTCAGAGACCGGCTCAAAGATGAGAACTTTCTCAGAGAG ATCAAAGCTCTAAGGAGGGAACATGTGGAGACCCTCTCAGGGAAGGAAGAGCTGGTGGATGATCCTGCGGAGACCG AACTGCATTCTGATATGAAAAGAGATGCTGTAGAAGAAAAT GACTACGAGGAGCTGCTGATGTTTTGCTTGCATGAAGAGGACGAGGTGGACGACCCATCACAGTTTGACTCTG agAAAAGCCAGTCCATAAGGGAGAGCCCGGCCCTTTCCCCGACTCTGGCTGCAGCTGCCAGACTGTCAGCGATGATACATGGCAAAGACAGGGTGTACGCTAACGCCATGCTGGTGGATCAG GTGTTTGAAGCTGACATTAAATA CTGCTCTCccggggaggaggagaggagcccTGCGCCACATCTTGGCAGTCCATGCTGGGACTCCTTCTCCATGACCCCCCCTGATTCAGGGAACTGTTCCCAAAACTGGCACCCGTCCTCACCCCATAATGGGGAGAGGGGAATTCAAGGCCCTGGCCTGAAGAATCACAAGGAGCCATCCCCTCGCATGTCTCCCCCGTGTTCCTTTGTTTCCTCCCCGTCTTTTCCTTCCTCCCCCCAAGCTTCTGCCTTCCGTTTGTTCGAGGGGGCACAGAGGCGTCAGACGCAGCCGTGTCTGCCAGTTTCTCCTGCTTTGAACCGCAGAGGATACAGCTTGACTGAGACGAGCCGGGGCCTGAG TCCCAGTTTTGAGTGTGACAGTGGAGGAGAAGACATACTGGGACATTCTTACCCCTGCTCGTCTGTAAAGAAGCAGTCCATCCTGCGCTCCAGCTCAGGAAAGGAGAGGGACTCTTTCGACACATCGCCGGACTTTAACCGCACACTCTCTGACAGCACAGACACGTCCGCTAAG AACCCAGATGAAGCCGAAGTTCGCCTGCGCTCCTACTCCTACTCCTCCCCCAAAGCGCAGCCGTCACGGCCTCTGCTAAACCGAGACGCAACCATCACTGACCTGGCAGAAG ATGGTGCGTTCAGCAGCAGTGGTCGTTCTCTACTTCAAGCTTTATCTCTCTCTAAATCCCTCTCTCGTCTCAACCAAGTTA AGCAGAGAGCATTCAGCCTGACTGAGACTACCAGAGAAAAGAG GATTGAGGATGAGGAGTGGGATAAATACATAATCCCTTCAAAGGTCGAGTCAGAGAAGTACAAAGTCAGCCGGACCTTCAGCTTCCTCAAGAGCAGGATGTCCAGCACTCGCAACAAAACCAAG GTGAAGGGGAAAGAGGTGAAGGAGGGAAAGGAGAAGCCAGGAGGGGCTAACGGACACCAGTTTGTTCCTGTGTCTCCCTCCGGTCCCGCTCTCTGTGTGGCCTGTGAAAAGTCTGTTTCTGGGAAGGAGCTAATGCAGTGCTCCA GCTGTTTCCTGAATGTCCATAAAAACTGTCGAGAGTCTGTTGCTGCCTGCGGAAAG AAGCCACAGGAGAGGAATGCAATGCTGATGAAAAGCAAGACCTTGTCTCTCCCACACA ACTCTGTGAAAGAAAGCTCTCAAGCCTCagctttctcctcttcctctacacTTCCCACCACaaccagagagaggagagaaacagccCTTCTCTCCAAAAGCATCTCTATCTCTATAGACAGCAG GCGACTGAGTGATGCAGCAGGGGTGGACACTGAGTGCAGTGTGACAGCTTGCACCAACAACTCATTGTCTGATGAAGGAACACCTGTCACTGCAAATCCCCCGCCAACCGAGCCGCCAATCACCACGCAGG ATGCTGTTGATGCTCCTCTAATGAGCGACCTGTCAGCTGACCTGCTGGGGCTGGATGTGGAGTCATGGAGTCTGGCTGTCAGTAAGGAGTTTTGCAGGCCGCTCGACAGGCGCACCACTAAACGACAGGATGTTATTTATG AGCTGATGCAGACAGAGCTTCACCACATCCAAACGCTGACGGTCATGTCCGAGGTGTTCAGGAAAGGCATgcttgaggagctgcagctggacTTGGACTGTGTGGCCCGGATATTTCCCTGCCTTGACCCCCTGCTGCTTTTTCACAAAAACCTCTTCGGAGCCCTGCAGGAACGCAgagaagctgcagcacaacCTGAAAACCCCCGCAATTACCTCATCCATCACATTGGAGATATACTGCTTCAGCAG TTCTCAGATGAAAATGCTGAGAAGATGAAGCAGGTGTACGGAGAGTTCTGCAGCCATCACACCGAGGCTGTAAATCTTTTCAAAGAGCtgcaacagcaaaacaaaaaactgcaaAACTTTGTCAAA CAACAGAGCAATAACACTCTGGTCCGGCGGAGGGAGGTGCCAGAATTTATCCTGCTGGTCACTCAGCGCATCACCAAGTACCCTGTCCTGCTGGAGAGGATATTACATTACACTCAAG AGGGAGGTCAAGAACACTCTGACCTGTCGCGGGCCCTGGCTCAGATCCGCGACATCATTGCTGCGGTGGACCTCACTGTGAATAAGTATGAAAGGTGTCAGGAGCTGCAGGAAGTGCTGGCCCGGCTGGAGAACAAGAGCTTCGCCAAGCTGAAGAACAACAAGGTGTTTCGCAAACAGGATCTGCATAGCAAACACAGGGAGCTGCAATATAAAGGGCTGGTCTTCTGGAAGACTGCCACAGGGCGTCTGAAAG ATACTTTGGCTCTGCTGCTCACAGACGTTCTGGTTTTCCTTCAAGAGAAAGACCAACGTTTTGTATTTGCTGTAGTG GACCAGAAGCCTCCTGTAATCCCTTTGCAGAAGCTGATTGTTAGAGAAGTAGCCAATGAGGAGAGAGGAATGTTCCTCATCTCCGCCTCTTCAGTGGGACCAGAGATGTATGAAGTTCACACCACCACTAAAGACGAGAGGAATGCATGGATGAGACACATACGACAAGCAgtagagag GTGtcctgaggaagaggaggaggaagatcaGAGTGCTGAGACAGAGGAGGCCCGGCGAGTGGCAGAAGTGAGAGTTCAGAAGATCACCAAGTTCCAAG aAACCCTGTTGAATCAGGACCAGCAAATCTGCAGCAGCCTGGAGGAGAAGTTGCAGCTTTACGCTGAGCTTACAGAGTTAACCCTGTGTTCACCAGAGCCTGTACTGCAGCGTCATCTGCTGGTACAACCAGATGCCTCTGAGCCGCAGGCCTCCTCATTGCTCACTGCTGCCCTCAGAGAAG cgGAGAACCTGATCACTATGCTGCAGGCTCGTGATGGCCTTTCTGTAAAAAGTCAGAGCTCCCCGCTCCGAGGACCAGAGTGCTTCAGCTACAACAGCCATGGCAGCAGCATCCAGGAGTCTCCCTCTGAGC CGGATTATCTGAGCACGCTCAGTTTGAGCTCCACCTCTCTGGGATCAGATAGCGAGATGACAGGTCTGGATAACGCGGTGTGGAGCTCTGCAGTCGAGCTGAAAAAGGGAGACACCAAAGGGACACTGTCAAAG GTGGCAGAGAGCGTGCAGAGTCTGACTCAGCTTCTCTACAGTCTGCAG GCTGCTGTAACCCTGCAGGACAGCTGCTGTGAAGTCCAGAAACTCCTTCTCCAGGAGGGAGAAAGACCCAAGCTCCGAAGCCTGTCTTCCCTCCAAAACAGTCTG gagctggagaagcagAGAAGTGTCgataaaaagaaagaggaagtagAAAAGAAGGGtttggagaggaagaaagaagaggTGGATGAGGTTAAGAAACTCCATGTGAAGCTGAAACAGGAGCAGCAGCGCTGGGACAAAGAGTGTCTGGCCCGAGAGAAACAACAA TGTGACCAGGAGAGTGTGCTGGAGCAGCGAGAGCAGCAGTGCCTCCTGGAGGCAGAGCGTCTGCGCTGCGAGCGTGAGGAACTGGAGGCTCAGCTGCAGGAGTACCAGCAAAACCTGGACCGCCTGAGGGAGGGCCAGAGGAGTGTGGAGCGGGAGAAGGAGCAGATCGAAGCCCAACAGAGGCAGCTGCAGAGCTGGAGACACACCCGCCAGAGCAGCCTGCCTGTCACCATACCACTGGAGGGATACAAG TCCCAGGTGTCCAGCCACAGCCGCTCAGGCAGCCTTGATGGTAACTGCTCAGTGTACCAGAACGAGTCAGCTTTACTGGCCTCCCTCAAGCAGAACCACCTCCACCAGCCCGCCAACAACAACCAGCACCTGCGTCTGCTCGCCGCGCCCAGCAAGAGCCAGGACATCCCTCTGTGCAGTTCCAGCTACACTGCCAACCTTGGCCTCAGTGCCAGCCTCTACAACAGCCTCAACACCCTGCTAAGCCAGGCACACAGCAAACAGCCTGCCCGGGGCCTGACATACCCCAACTACAGCAACCCCCACGCCATCCCCCGGCCTCTGAATGCCTCCATCCACACCTTCAGCAGCAGGGTCACTGCACAGCCGCAGATGACCAATAACA CAGACTTCAGCCAGTCGTTTGACAGACCATCCTCGGGTCCCTGGAGGTCACAGGTCACAGGTCAAAGACTTTATGAGGACGGCTActcctcatctccctctcttccccccGTCCTTCCCCCACAGGCCTACCTCTCTCTTGAAGGACAGAACGGAGAGGAGGGAGGCGAGGAGAACATTGTTTATCTCTGA
- the osmr gene encoding leukemia inhibitory factor receptor isoform X1, translated as MEHGFSFDHFCIEQCLSFIISLIDLLGLYFIFSEHHSGCCLNSVGELPSPRITHLEAFKDRQSLLVNWLVNKSSLVGDIYEIQIGRTENYAVIYNKNLSIFSVDPVEYAWTWTSDLPLECVDHSVRIRCFYNQSVPSAWSNWKTNNRTQVKGETRIFPVDRVMRENSSAMFCCVPPRGVNIISMTFNQNEYPLISIGAGVKAITVHNLTIPKLRIKRLVLSCDNTAGGVSEVWNFISFPPQKPRNISCQTSDMIIVECSWDSGRKRDKHDHNKQTQTLHIDNSDQLPINCKASTCTFPTIPHLKEYYIRLVVKDQLGEETESYSFNISDRVLPVVEVEGVSLGVTYTTVSWIVHGNLTQLNLLCQVTADPGSATKLRYNSVSGLCKVKLEHLLPNTWYSTRVRCSVDGRLWGKWTKPRSFKTYPFVTLDVWRRITQLSDPNSRQVTLLWTPHVTDSAAEIQGYRVQWSQGGQNWSETKDSEQTQAEVAINLGQYDFTVQALLHTGSAIPAHIIIPQRDNDEILPVKRRLSSSTSGFNLSWDEHDTLTCGYTVEWCFLGNAVPCTVRWLTVKEGNKTLFLPASNFKAGCRYTFNIYACTENGYRLLEVQKGYSQELKSVQSPILVEPVQSTSSSVTLEWSYNEDDPAHTAFITGYLVTGQEAGTDALPAHVENLFNVSVADARRKSVTIEGLRQDHKYVFSLSALTKEGPGQSTNITIRTKTNYSAQVAKILTPILLLLGCIIALWPQRKILKSRLREIFAYPAGMTIKTPELDSFLHETGERMHALKVEEYRSCDIEILNSRPLLKETTALRDPAPPNTLPSLASQSSAPTTSLSSVLLETGYCPQSATVLRDRPDIQQMTSIKNEPFHHTMEEDSSEAQQLMFSEIKSSFEPSGSVHDSCSVIYGYISNNTL; from the exons ATGGAACACGGTTTTTCCTTTGATCATTTCTGTATTGAACAGTGTTTAAGTTTTATAATATCTTTAATTGACCTGCTTGgattgtatttcatattttctgagCATCATAGTGGCTGCTGCCTCAACTCTG TTGGTGAGCTGCCAAGCCCGAGAATCACTCATCTGGAGGCTTTCAAAGACAGGCAGAGCCTCTTGGTTAACTGGCTGGTGAACAAAAGTAGCTTAGTGGGAGATATCTATGAGATCCAGATCGGCCGCACCGAGAACTACGCTGTTATTTATAAT AAAAATCTGAGTATATTTTCTGTGGATCCCGTCGAATATGCATGGACATGGACCTCGGACCTGCCTCTGGAGTGTGTTGATCACTCAGTCAGGATACGATGTTTCTATAATCAGTCTGTCCCGAGTGCCTGGAGcaactggaaaacaaacaata GAACCCAGGTAAAGGGTGAGACAAGGATCTTCCCTGTGGATCGAGTGATGAGAGAGAACTCCAGCGCCATGTTCTGCTGTGTTCCCCCAAGGGGAGTCAATATTATCAGCATGACCTTCAATCAGAACGAATACCCTCTTATCAGCATTGGAGCGGGAGTCAAGGCAATCACTGTACATAACCTGACCATCCCAAAATTGCGCATTAAAAGACTTGTACTCTCATGCGATAATACAGCAGGCGGGGTCAGTGAAGTCTGGAACTTTATCAGTT TTCCTCCCCAGAAGCCCAGGAATATCAGCTGTCAGACCTCAGATATGATAATAGTCGAATGCTCCTGGGATTCAGGCAGAAAACGAGACAAGCACgatcacaacaaacaaacacaaactcttcACATAGA CAACTCAGACCAGCTTCCCATCAACTGTAAAGCGTCAACTTGTACTTTCCCTACCATCCCTCACTTGAAGGAATACTACATCCGTTTGGTGGTGAAGGACCAGCTGGGAGAAGAGACGGAGAGCTACAGCTTCAATATCTCTGACAGAG TGTTACctgtggtggaggtggagggagtAAGTCTCGGGGTGACATACACCACTGTGTCCTGGATCGTACATGGAAACTTGACCCAACTGAACCTCCTCTGTCAGGTCACTGCAGACCCAGGCAGTGCCACCAAA CTGAGGTACAACAGTGTGAGTGGTCTCTGTAAAGTCAAACTGGAACATCTGTTACCTAACACCTGGTACTCTACCAGAGTACGATGCTCTGTCGACGGCCGGCTCTGGGGGAAATGGACAAAGCCCAGGTCCTTCAAAACCT ATCCGTTTGTGACCTTGGATGTATGGAGGAGAATAACGCAGCTGTCCGACCCAAACAGTCGTCAAGTAACTCTGTTGTGGACTCCA CATGTTACTGACTCAGCAGCCGAGATCCAAGGTTACAGAGTTCAGTGGTCGCAGGGAGGTCAAAACTGGAGTGAGACGAAGGACAGTGAGCAGACCCAGGCAGAGGTCGCCATTAATCTGGGACAGTATGACTTCACTGTCCAGGCTCTTCTCCACACCGGCTCCGCCATCCCTGCTCACATCATCATCCCACAGAGGGACAACGATG AAATCCTCCCAGTAAAGAGACGTTTGAGCAGCAGCACTTCTGGTTTTAATCTGTCCTGGGATGAGCATGATACACTCACCTGTGGCTACACTGTGGAGTGGTGCTTTCTGGGAAATGCAGTGCCTTGTACTGTGCGATGGCTGACTgtaaaagaaggaaataaaacattgttcCTACCTGCCA GCAATTTCAAAGCAGGTTGTAGGTATACATTTAATATCTATGCATGCACAGAAAATGGATACAGACTACTGGAAGTACAGAAGGGATACTCTCAAGAGCTTA AATCTGTACAGTCCCCGATACTGGTTGAACCTGTTCAGAGTACTTCCTCATCTGTGACTCTGGAGTGGAGTTACAATGAGGACGATCCGGCTCACACAGCATTCATCActggttacctggttacaggACAAGAAGCAGGGACTGATGCACTACCAGCTCATGTTGAAA ATTTGTTCAACGTGTCTGTGGCAGACGCTCGAAGGAAGTCTGTGACCATAGAGGGACTGCGGCAGGACCACAAATACGTTTTTTCTTTGAGCGCTCTCACCAAGGAGGGTCCTGGACAATCCACCAATATTACTATCAGAACCAAAACCAACT ACTCTGCTCAAGTGGCCAAGATATTGACTCCCATTTTGTTACTGTTGGGCTGCATCATTGCACTGTGgccacaaagaaaaat TCTGAAGAGCCGGCTGAGAGAGATATTTGCTTACCCGGCTGGTATGACCATAAAAACTCCTGAGTTAGACAGCTTCCTGCACGAG ACTGGTGAGAGGATGCATGCTCTGAAGGTGGAGGAGTACAGAAGCTGTGACATAGAGATCCTGAACAGCAGACCTCTTCTGAAGGAAACAACTGCACTGAGAGACCCCGCACCCCCAAACACACTGCCCTCTCTTGCTTCCCAGTCCTCTGCTCCGACCACATCACTCTCCAGTGTCCTGCTCGAAACAGGTTACTGTCCTCAGTCAGCCACAGTGTTGAGGGACAGACCAGACATTCAACAGATGACAAGCATCAAAAACGAGCCTTTTCATCACACCATGGAGGAAGATTCATCTGAGGCACAACAACTCATGTTTTCAGAAATCAAATCAAGCTTTGAGCCATCTGGCAGTGTGCATGATTCATGTAGTGTTATATATGGTTACATCTCCAATAACACTTTATAA